TTTTTGTGCTTGAACTTGCACTTTCTAATGCTTCATTTAGTGCAGAAATTAATAATATTTGCATAGATGATTTGTCTTTTAACAATTCATCATCTATTTTTATATCAATTACTTGAAATTTGCCATTTACTTTAACTTCTACCATTCCAGCACCACTTTTTGCTACAAATTCTTTATTTGCTAATTCGTTTTCAAATTCTTTAGCTTTATTTTGGACATCTTGCAACATTTCT
This is a stretch of genomic DNA from Campylobacter sp. RM12651. It encodes these proteins:
- a CDS encoding YbaB/EbfC family nucleoid-associated protein, producing the protein MFKDFDFSKMQEMLQDVQNKAKEFENELANKEFVAKSGAGMVEVKVNGKFQVIDIKIDDELLKDKSSMQILLISALNEALESASSSTKNAAADMFFKAGK